One genomic segment of Brassica napus cultivar Da-Ae chromosome A3, Da-Ae, whole genome shotgun sequence includes these proteins:
- the LOC106434609 gene encoding SPX domain-containing protein 1 has translation MKFGKSLSNQIEQTLPEWRDKFLSYKDLKKRLKLIDSKSVDRPAKRLRLDESSVGMSKEEISFIQLLEDELEKFNNFFVEKEEEYIIRLKELRDRIGKAKDSKEKMMSIRKEIVDLHGEMVLLENYSALNYTGLVKILKKYDKRTGDLMRLPYIQKVLQQPFYTTDLLYKLIKESEAILDCFFEDPTVSESAESDESVQAEHKFMESLHMKSTIAALRVLKEIRSKSSTVSVFSLPPLQLNGLDKIPLLEQEAK, from the exons atgaaGTTCGGTAAGAGCCTGAGCAATCAGATTGAGCAGACACTGCCTGAATGGCGTGACAAGTTCTTGTCTTACAAAGACCTCAAGAAGCGTCTCAAGCTCATCGACTCCAAAAGCGTAGATCGCCCCGCCAAACGTCTCCGGCTCGACGAGAGCTCCGTCGGAATGTCGAAAGAAGAGATCAGTTTCATCCAGTTGCTGGAGGACGAGCTGGAGAAGTtcaacaacttcttcgtcgaGAAGGAGGAAGAGTACATCATCAGATTAAag GAACTGAGAGATAGGATTGGGAAAGCTAAAGATTCGAAGGAGAAGATGATGAGCATAAGGAAAGAGATCGTTGACCTCCACGGAGAGATGGTCCTCCTCGAGAACTACAGTGCTCTGAACTACACAGGATTGGTTAAGATACTGAAGAAGTACGACAAGCGAACCGGTGATCTCATGCGCTTGCCTTACATCCAGAAAGTTCTTCAGCAGCCCTTTTACACTACTGACTTGCTCTACAAGCTCATCAAGGAGTCCGAGGCGATACTCGATTGCTTCTTCGAGGATCCAACGGTTTCTGAATCAGCAGAGTCTGATGAGAGTGTCCAAGCGGAGCACAAGTTCATGGAGAGCCTCCACATGAAAAGTACTATAGCTGCTTTGCGTGTTTTGAAGGAGATAAGGAGCAAAAGCTCTACGGTTAGCGTCTTCTCGCTGCCCCCGCTTCAGTTAAACGGGTTAGACAAGATTCCGTTGTTGGAGCAAGAAGCCaaatag